A single genomic interval of Brevibacillus brevis harbors:
- a CDS encoding phage tail protein — MAEPFLGEIRMFGGDYAPQGWALCEGQILSISEYDTLFQLIGTTYGGDGQTTFALPDLRGRIPLNQGKNPSTGTTYVMGEKNGVESVTLTVSQLPAHTHTVHASSQPGTQNSPANAVWAKNTQLYSTNTPDGLMNASSLSTVGGNQPHSNLMPFTVINFIIALYGIYPQQN, encoded by the coding sequence ATGGCAGAGCCATTTCTTGGAGAAATCAGGATGTTTGGAGGAGATTATGCACCACAAGGATGGGCATTATGCGAAGGACAGATTTTATCTATTTCGGAATACGACACGTTGTTTCAATTGATTGGAACCACATATGGCGGGGATGGACAAACGACTTTTGCGTTGCCTGATTTACGGGGACGTATCCCGCTTAATCAAGGGAAAAATCCGAGTACAGGAACTACCTACGTGATGGGTGAAAAAAATGGTGTAGAATCCGTCACCTTAACCGTTTCACAATTGCCTGCGCATACGCATACGGTCCATGCATCATCGCAGCCAGGAACGCAGAACAGCCCTGCCAATGCTGTATGGGCAAAGAATACGCAGCTTTATTCAACAAATACACCTGATGGATTGATGAACGCGTCCAGCTTGAGTACTGTAGGTGGAAATCAACCGCACAGTAACCTGATGCCGTTTACGGTTATTAATTTCATCATTGCCCTGTATGGGATCTATCCGCAACAAAATTAA
- a CDS encoding phage tail protein, with protein sequence MDPYIGEIRIFAGNFPPRDWAFCDGQLLTIPSNPVLYSILGTKYGGDGKTTFALPNLRGTAPMNQGAGPGLTPRTAGQTDGAANITLLQNEIPVHTHVPNACSTPTGDTPTGASWSSTGGRGGIIPYSSTSDGTPLSPQAIGTTGGTQPHNNMQPYLGLSFIICVEGGAFPSRG encoded by the coding sequence ATGGATCCGTATATTGGAGAAATTCGTATCTTCGCTGGCAACTTCCCGCCAAGGGACTGGGCTTTTTGTGATGGACAATTGCTTACGATCCCTTCCAATCCTGTTTTGTATTCGATATTGGGTACAAAGTATGGCGGAGATGGCAAGACCACATTTGCACTTCCTAATTTAAGAGGAACAGCCCCGATGAACCAGGGGGCAGGACCTGGCTTGACACCGCGTACGGCAGGTCAGACAGATGGCGCTGCCAATATAACACTGCTGCAAAACGAAATTCCGGTGCATACGCATGTTCCAAATGCGTGCTCAACGCCTACAGGGGATACGCCAACAGGGGCGAGTTGGTCATCCACTGGTGGCCGGGGAGGTATCATTCCTTACTCCAGTACGAGTGATGGGACACCGCTTAGCCCGCAAGCAATTGGAACCACAGGCGGGACTCAGCCTCATAATAATATGCAACCTTATCTCGGACTCTCGTTCATCATTTGTGTGGAAGGCGGAGCTTTTCCGTCGAGAGGATAG
- a CDS encoding phage tail protein yields the protein MEPFLGEIRFFPFPFAPQGWALCNGAVLPISRNQALFSLLGVVYGGDGKNTFALPDLRGRVPVHKNNQQDRPIVPLGMSAGEETHVLTTNEIPAHTHTATGSNAVASEKTSAGNYWAQASTTTYGTTPDTTMSESALQTVGNSAPHTNMQPYFVGNFCIAIQGIYPSRN from the coding sequence ATGGAACCATTTCTTGGAGAAATTCGATTTTTTCCCTTTCCATTTGCGCCACAGGGTTGGGCTTTGTGTAATGGTGCGGTGTTGCCTATCAGCAGAAACCAGGCACTGTTTTCCTTGTTAGGAGTTGTTTATGGAGGGGACGGGAAAAACACGTTTGCTTTGCCAGATTTAAGAGGACGTGTCCCCGTTCATAAAAACAATCAACAGGATCGTCCAATCGTACCGCTTGGGATGTCAGCCGGAGAAGAAACGCATGTATTAACAACAAACGAGATACCTGCCCATACCCATACGGCTACTGGATCGAATGCAGTTGCCAGTGAAAAAACTAGCGCTGGGAACTACTGGGCGCAAGCATCCACCACAACCTATGGGACAACCCCTGATACGACGATGAGTGAGAGCGCGTTGCAAACGGTAGGAAACAGTGCACCTCATACGAATATGCAGCCGTATTTCGTCGGGAATTTTTGCATCGCGATTCAAGGGATTTACCCGTCAAGAAACTAG
- a CDS encoding ATP-binding protein, producing the protein MTKIEILKSMLTSDQRNAPVWLLLGLEHAEQGDRTEALQAFTQALAYGNESMKEKIVIELNKLQKESPYSRTLKGINQKDSSTYTTMFSPKIRVIEGGKGKTTAKSVQLVEKTAGFGMVGGLVRVKEAIFQRLLHPISQRLPQKKSTILLYGPSGCGKSLLAKATAEECQAHFFSMAITGGRSMYTPSNRQFNIHDLLATTPANKPFLFFLDELDASSHYEEHANSSNRQGFDSKWLQQIAEAGEYDERFVLMGATNVPWELEPSMLRAAGFDHWIFVGPPDRQAREDIFRLKLEGRPTEMLDYGQLAGWTEFYSGADIEYVVELATEQVWHDIVTKGVDRPIQMSDLREAIAATYPTTIEWLRTLKEHLKQVDYHGIYDEVWDYLSLHTRI; encoded by the coding sequence ATGACGAAGATAGAAATACTGAAAAGCATGTTGACGAGCGACCAACGCAACGCGCCAGTATGGCTGTTATTAGGATTAGAGCATGCTGAGCAAGGGGATCGTACGGAGGCTTTACAGGCATTTACGCAGGCTCTTGCCTATGGAAATGAATCGATGAAGGAAAAAATTGTGATCGAACTCAACAAGCTACAAAAGGAATCCCCATATTCGCGGACGTTAAAAGGGATCAATCAGAAGGATTCCTCTACATACACTACGATGTTTTCACCTAAGATACGCGTCATAGAAGGGGGCAAAGGAAAGACCACCGCGAAATCGGTTCAACTCGTTGAGAAAACGGCGGGCTTTGGAATGGTCGGCGGGCTTGTACGAGTAAAAGAGGCAATTTTTCAAAGACTTCTACATCCTATTTCGCAACGGTTGCCTCAAAAGAAAAGTACCATATTACTTTACGGACCATCGGGATGCGGAAAATCTTTGCTGGCAAAAGCAACCGCAGAAGAATGCCAGGCTCATTTTTTCTCCATGGCGATCACAGGCGGTCGAAGTATGTATACGCCGTCAAACAGGCAGTTCAACATCCATGACTTACTGGCAACAACCCCTGCCAATAAACCGTTTCTGTTCTTTTTAGATGAACTGGACGCTTCCAGCCATTACGAAGAGCATGCGAACTCCTCTAACAGACAGGGGTTCGATTCCAAATGGCTTCAGCAGATAGCGGAGGCAGGCGAGTACGACGAACGATTTGTCCTGATGGGTGCAACCAACGTCCCGTGGGAATTGGAGCCATCCATGCTCCGAGCAGCCGGCTTTGATCACTGGATTTTTGTCGGACCGCCAGATCGGCAAGCACGGGAGGATATTTTTCGCTTAAAACTGGAGGGCCGTCCCACTGAGATGCTCGATTATGGGCAATTAGCAGGATGGACAGAGTTTTATTCGGGGGCAGACATTGAATATGTAGTGGAGCTCGCAACGGAGCAGGTATGGCATGATATTGTAACAAAAGGGGTCGATCGCCCGATTCAGATGAGCGATCTACGGGAGGCCATTGCAGCTACCTATCCAACAACCATTGAGTGGTTGAGGACTTTGAAAGAACATTTGAAACAAGTGGATTACCATGGGATTTATGATGAAGTGTGGGACTACCTGTCTCTTCATACTAGGATCTGA
- the zwf gene encoding glucose-6-phosphate dehydrogenase yields the protein MEAMTFVLFGATGDLAKRKIFPALFNLYVDQKLPAAFSIIGVGRRVWSDNEFQESVRQSVHEFSRRAQIDSRELDVFLSACCYAEVDVMEPRAYVTLHDLVLKKEQELQIPQNRMFYLSVAPQFFEGIATNVKASGLGSTTGWKRLIIEKPFGHDLQSAKELNEKLGKAFSEEEIYRIDHYLGKPMVQNLEALEFANPVFQALWNNQYIANVQITANETVGVEDRAGYYEPAGALRDMLQNHMLQMLMIFAMQLPKRITSAHIREEKRKVMAAVRPMMKEEVHTHVIRGQYSAGHIHGTPVAGYRDEPGVDPVSMTETYIATRVWIDDPFWKGVPFYIRTGKRLQEKSTRIVIEFKNPHKKLYQEQNETPAPNLLIISVNPNEGIALQVNSKNPTNSGKIEPVTVDFSAGTKDVPEAYELLLVDALRGDSTYFAHWDEVRLSWEWVTPILEAFAENSVPLFTYEAGSFGPKAAEQLLAADGFVWWLDKVEERIPVTATR from the coding sequence ATGGAAGCGATGACCTTTGTCCTTTTTGGCGCGACAGGAGATTTAGCCAAACGCAAAATTTTCCCTGCGCTGTTTAACTTATATGTAGATCAAAAATTGCCTGCTGCCTTTTCGATTATCGGTGTGGGGAGAAGGGTCTGGTCTGATAACGAATTTCAGGAATCTGTTCGTCAGTCTGTCCATGAGTTTTCTCGTCGTGCCCAGATTGATTCCCGCGAGCTAGACGTTTTCTTGTCTGCTTGTTGCTATGCGGAAGTAGATGTCATGGAACCACGTGCTTATGTAACGTTACATGATCTGGTCCTGAAAAAAGAGCAAGAGCTGCAGATCCCGCAAAACCGGATGTTTTACTTGTCAGTAGCCCCGCAATTTTTCGAGGGAATTGCTACCAATGTCAAGGCCAGCGGATTGGGCTCAACGACAGGCTGGAAGCGTCTGATCATTGAAAAACCGTTTGGACATGATTTGCAATCAGCGAAAGAATTGAATGAAAAGCTGGGGAAAGCATTTTCGGAAGAAGAAATTTATCGCATTGACCATTACTTGGGAAAACCGATGGTTCAAAACCTCGAGGCTCTCGAATTTGCGAATCCGGTCTTCCAGGCTCTCTGGAATAATCAGTACATCGCAAACGTACAAATTACGGCGAATGAAACGGTCGGCGTTGAGGATCGGGCTGGATATTACGAGCCAGCCGGGGCACTGCGCGACATGCTTCAAAATCACATGCTCCAAATGCTCATGATCTTCGCTATGCAGCTTCCGAAGCGAATCACGTCCGCCCATATCAGAGAAGAAAAGCGCAAGGTGATGGCAGCCGTGCGTCCGATGATGAAAGAAGAAGTCCACACACACGTTATTCGCGGTCAGTATAGCGCAGGACATATTCATGGGACGCCTGTGGCTGGCTACAGGGACGAGCCTGGTGTCGATCCCGTTTCGATGACAGAAACGTATATTGCCACGCGTGTCTGGATTGATGATCCGTTTTGGAAAGGGGTACCTTTTTATATTCGCACGGGGAAAAGACTGCAAGAGAAATCAACCAGGATCGTCATTGAGTTTAAAAATCCTCACAAAAAGCTATATCAGGAACAAAATGAAACGCCAGCGCCTAATTTGTTGATCATCAGCGTGAATCCGAACGAAGGTATTGCTTTGCAGGTAAATAGTAAGAATCCGACAAATAGCGGTAAGATTGAACCGGTGACGGTAGATTTCAGTGCAGGGACAAAAGACGTACCAGAAGCGTACGAGCTGCTCTTGGTCGATGCACTCCGAGGGGATTCCACTTACTTTGCGCATTGGGATGAGGTCCGGCTGTCATGGGAGTGGGTGACACCGATTTTGGAAGCCTTTGCGGAAAATTCGGTGCCGCTCTTTACGTACGAAGCTGGCTCATTCGGACCGAAGGCCGCAGAGCAATTGCTTGCAGCAGACGGATTCGTGTGGTGGCTGGATAAGGTCGAGGAACGAATACCGGTCACTGCAACGAGATAG
- a CDS encoding cyclase family protein — protein sequence MKMYDVTATVYEGMTVYKNKPEKQPKIRTTTNGYVTESRIDMDLHTGTHVDAPLHMVNAGDTFESISLEKLVGSCKVLDLTAVEDRITRSDLESFDLVRGDFVLFKTKNSFEEAFSFEFIFLSEEGAEYLSELGVRGIGTDALGIERAQEGHPTHKKLFAAGVIVVEGLRLGEVPPGEYFLVAAPLKLIGTDAAPARVLLFEGLHSV from the coding sequence ATGAAAATGTATGATGTAACCGCCACCGTGTACGAAGGAATGACGGTGTATAAAAACAAGCCGGAAAAGCAGCCGAAAATACGAACCACTACCAATGGCTATGTAACAGAATCGAGAATCGACATGGACCTTCACACTGGTACCCATGTGGATGCTCCCCTGCACATGGTGAATGCTGGCGATACATTTGAGAGTATTTCCTTGGAGAAGCTAGTGGGCAGCTGCAAGGTTCTCGATCTCACCGCGGTAGAGGACAGGATCACTCGCTCCGACTTAGAGAGCTTCGATCTTGTGCGAGGAGATTTTGTCCTGTTTAAAACGAAAAACTCTTTTGAAGAGGCGTTCTCTTTTGAATTCATCTTTCTGTCAGAAGAAGGGGCAGAGTATTTAAGTGAGCTGGGTGTGCGGGGCATTGGTACCGATGCACTTGGAATCGAACGCGCCCAGGAAGGACACCCCACACATAAAAAGCTGTTTGCAGCGGGAGTCATTGTCGTGGAAGGCTTGCGGCTAGGAGAGGTCCCACCAGGCGAGTATTTTTTGGTAGCTGCACCACTCAAGCTGATCGGCACGGATGCAGCCCCGGCAAGGGTCCTACTGTTTGAAGGCTTACATAGCGTATAA
- the kynB gene encoding arylformamidase produces MKIIDISRPLMAGMPTWPGDTPFHYVVNWPKAESGSVNVGKVTMSVHTGTHVDAPFHFDDVGRKIAELPLDLYIGETRVVELTGRSSIGPEDFAQVDLEGVERLLLKTLSWSDPNQFPSSICHLRADLPAFLAQKGIRLIGVDVPSVDPLDSKELAAHHGLHKHEIHILEGLLLDHVEPGDYELIALPLLLMEADGSPVRAILRRS; encoded by the coding sequence ATGAAAATAATAGATATATCCCGTCCGCTCATGGCAGGTATGCCGACCTGGCCAGGGGACACTCCCTTTCACTATGTCGTAAACTGGCCCAAAGCGGAGAGCGGATCGGTCAATGTCGGTAAAGTAACAATGAGTGTTCACACAGGCACCCATGTGGATGCTCCGTTTCACTTCGATGACGTTGGCCGAAAAATAGCTGAATTGCCTTTGGACTTGTATATCGGAGAGACAAGAGTAGTAGAGCTTACTGGACGTTCCAGCATTGGCCCAGAAGATTTTGCCCAGGTTGATCTGGAGGGGGTGGAACGTTTGCTGCTCAAAACATTATCATGGAGCGACCCCAATCAGTTTCCGTCATCCATCTGTCATCTGCGAGCGGATTTGCCAGCGTTCCTCGCCCAAAAAGGCATTCGGTTGATCGGAGTGGATGTCCCATCTGTCGATCCGTTGGACAGCAAGGAACTGGCCGCTCATCACGGACTTCACAAGCATGAAATTCATATTTTGGAGGGGCTCCTGCTCGATCATGTCGAACCGGGTGATTACGAATTGATCGCACTGCCACTGCTTTTGATGGAAGCAGATGGAAGTCCGGTACGTGCAATCTTGCGTCGTTCTTAA
- a CDS encoding Gfo/Idh/MocA family protein translates to MRFGVIGTNWITEEFIQAGQEVEGFSLQAVYSRTIERAKEFADKYHAPFAYNSLEEMTASKNVDAVYIASPNSCHAEQAIQCMDAGLHVLCEKPLASNAFEVEEMIQAAKRNDVLLMEAVKSTLLPNFFAIQDNLHKLGKVRRFIASNCQYSSRYDAYREGKVLRAFDPAFSNGALMDIGIYCLYPLLILFGRPDDIKAEGIVLDSGVDGEGSMLLKYREMDAIISFSKITTSYQPAEIQGEDATMVIDRINHLKEVDIRYRDGRIEQVTRPQTPKTMHYEIREFLHLARSGARQSATNSHEVSKMAMQVMDEVRRQMGIVFPADRKKQ, encoded by the coding sequence ATGCGATTTGGCGTAATTGGAACGAACTGGATCACCGAGGAATTTATCCAGGCTGGTCAAGAAGTAGAAGGATTTTCTCTTCAGGCTGTTTATTCACGTACCATCGAACGCGCCAAGGAATTCGCTGACAAGTACCATGCTCCATTCGCCTATAACAGCCTGGAAGAAATGACTGCAAGCAAAAATGTGGACGCAGTCTATATTGCGAGCCCCAACTCCTGCCACGCGGAGCAAGCGATCCAGTGCATGGACGCGGGGTTACACGTATTATGCGAAAAGCCACTGGCTTCCAATGCGTTTGAGGTTGAAGAAATGATCCAAGCAGCGAAAAGAAATGACGTGCTGCTCATGGAGGCTGTCAAATCTACTTTGCTGCCCAATTTTTTTGCGATACAGGACAACCTGCACAAGCTGGGAAAAGTACGGCGCTTTATTGCTAGCAATTGCCAATATTCTTCGCGTTATGATGCGTATCGCGAAGGAAAGGTTTTACGTGCTTTTGATCCTGCTTTTTCAAACGGAGCCTTGATGGACATCGGAATCTATTGTCTTTATCCGCTACTCATCCTTTTTGGCAGACCAGATGACATCAAAGCAGAAGGAATTGTGCTTGATTCTGGTGTGGACGGAGAAGGCAGTATGCTTTTGAAGTATCGAGAGATGGATGCAATCATTAGCTTCTCGAAAATTACGACCTCCTATCAACCAGCAGAAATTCAAGGGGAGGACGCTACGATGGTGATCGACCGAATCAACCATCTCAAAGAAGTGGACATTCGTTACAGGGATGGACGAATCGAGCAAGTGACAAGGCCTCAAACCCCGAAGACCATGCATTATGAAATAAGAGAATTCCTACACTTGGCGAGAAGCGGGGCCAGACAGTCTGCAACGAATTCGCATGAAGTATCCAAAATGGCCATGCAGGTCATGGATGAAGTGAGAAGACAGATGGGGATTGTTTTTCCAGCGGATCGAAAAAAACAGTAG